From the Priestia koreensis genome, one window contains:
- a CDS encoding helix-turn-helix transcriptional regulator: MKATLKITKALADPTRFHIYEYVSQVPNGSLVQEISQKFKIHPNVARLHLTKLEQAKLLTSLKYQSPNGGRPSRLYKLAEKPIHLSFPTRNYELLASIAVEALDSLGEVGHEALFAYAYDFGINYVTLYYPQSIESSRPLSIDKKKILFVEAAGSLGFTAAFDEQHEQLVFSVQNSLFKEISFSNDDLPKEFHVSLLQGIVDAIFFDRSLTAVEPVPECTHTYAYTLSSIN; encoded by the coding sequence ATGAAAGCTACTTTAAAAATCACAAAGGCCCTTGCAGATCCTACGCGTTTTCACATTTATGAGTATGTATCACAAGTTCCAAATGGCTCGCTTGTACAAGAAATTTCACAAAAATTCAAAATACACCCAAACGTTGCACGTTTACATTTAACAAAACTTGAACAAGCAAAGCTACTTACCTCACTAAAGTATCAATCTCCGAACGGAGGTCGTCCTAGTCGCTTGTATAAGCTAGCTGAAAAGCCCATCCACCTATCCTTCCCAACCCGCAACTACGAACTCCTCGCCTCTATCGCCGTTGAAGCGCTCGATTCACTAGGTGAAGTTGGGCATGAAGCCTTATTTGCGTATGCGTATGATTTTGGAATTAACTACGTAACACTCTATTACCCTCAAAGTATTGAATCTAGCCGTCCTTTATCAATTGATAAGAAAAAAATTTTATTTGTGGAAGCCGCAGGAAGTCTTGGGTTTACGGCTGCTTTCGATGAACAACATGAACAGCTTGTTTTTTCTGTTCAAAATTCGTTGTTTAAGGAGATTTCCTTTTCAAATGACGATCTTCCAAAGGAATTTCACGTGTCTCTTTTGCAGGGAATTGTGGACGCTATCTTTTTTGATCGCTCTCTTACAGCAGTTGAACCCGTACCAGAATGCACTCACACATATGCCTATACACTTTCTTCGATTAATTAA
- a CDS encoding LTA synthase family protein: protein MRLKKDVRKFSFLGFAALLLWIKTYIVYKTCFDIDIENWHQELILFINPLSFLLILFGFSLFFKSQRAHHRYIIIASFLASFVLAANVIFYRFFNDFLTLPVLFQMSNMGDLGGSVAELLNVSDFLLFSDVLLLWAVSRWKRKETTRAFHVPLKLKAAFYTCVLVVFSTNLVLSEVERPELLTRTFDREILVKNLGTYNYHVYDAVLQSKSKAQRALADSSELVEIQNYMQGNREEKKDSLFGVAKGKNVIVISMESTQSFVINQKVNGQEITPFLNQFIKESYYFNQFYHQTGQGKTSDAEFLVDNSLYPLGRGSVFFTHAGNKYYATPTILKRHGYYSAVLHANNKSFWNRDMMYPQFGYDRFFSLSDYDVTPENSVGWGLKDIPFFDQSTEYLRYMPQPFYAKFITLTNHFPFQLGVEDQYIAPYTSESKTLNRYFPTVRYTDEALKHFITKLKQDGLYDNSIIIIYGDHYGISDNHQVAMGQYMGEKVTPFLSTQLQRVPFIIHIPGDRYKGTITNVAGQIDIKPTILHLLGISDEKDVRFGHNLFSLPANNVTVLRNGSFITNDYLYTDTKCYDQHTKKEVSKSFCKPYMNQAKKELEYSDKIIYGDLLRFYN from the coding sequence ATGCGCTTAAAAAAGGATGTACGAAAATTTTCTTTTTTAGGATTCGCTGCATTATTACTTTGGATTAAGACTTATATTGTGTATAAAACATGCTTTGATATTGATATTGAAAACTGGCATCAGGAACTTATTTTATTTATAAATCCGCTGAGCTTTTTACTTATTCTATTTGGCTTCTCGCTCTTTTTTAAAAGTCAGCGTGCTCACCATCGGTACATAATTATCGCAAGCTTTCTTGCGTCATTCGTATTAGCGGCGAATGTGATCTTTTATCGCTTTTTTAACGATTTTTTGACGCTTCCTGTGCTGTTTCAAATGAGCAATATGGGAGACTTAGGAGGAAGCGTTGCCGAGCTTTTAAATGTTAGTGATTTTCTTTTATTTAGTGATGTCCTTCTTTTATGGGCTGTGAGCAGATGGAAGCGAAAAGAAACAACGCGTGCTTTTCATGTGCCTTTGAAATTGAAAGCAGCTTTTTATACGTGTGTACTAGTCGTATTCAGTACGAACCTAGTGCTATCTGAAGTAGAGCGCCCGGAGCTCTTAACGAGGACATTTGACCGAGAAATCCTAGTGAAGAATCTTGGCACGTACAATTATCACGTGTACGACGCGGTTCTTCAATCAAAATCAAAAGCACAGCGAGCGCTTGCTGATAGCAGTGAGCTTGTGGAGATTCAAAATTATATGCAAGGAAATCGTGAAGAAAAAAAGGATTCATTGTTCGGCGTGGCGAAGGGTAAAAACGTAATCGTCATTTCAATGGAATCCACGCAAAGCTTTGTGATTAATCAAAAGGTCAATGGCCAGGAGATTACCCCATTTTTGAACCAATTCATAAAAGAAAGCTACTACTTTAATCAGTTCTATCACCAAACAGGGCAAGGAAAAACGTCCGATGCTGAATTTTTAGTGGACAATTCTCTTTATCCGCTCGGTCGCGGATCGGTCTTTTTTACGCATGCAGGCAATAAGTATTATGCAACGCCGACCATCCTAAAGCGCCATGGCTATTATTCAGCAGTTTTACATGCGAACAATAAAAGCTTTTGGAATCGCGATATGATGTATCCACAGTTTGGGTACGATCGTTTCTTTTCCCTAAGTGATTATGATGTAACGCCCGAGAATTCCGTAGGATGGGGACTGAAGGATATTCCGTTTTTTGATCAGTCAACGGAGTATTTAAGGTACATGCCGCAGCCGTTTTATGCTAAATTTATTACGCTTACCAACCATTTCCCATTTCAGTTAGGCGTGGAGGATCAGTATATTGCACCTTATACGTCTGAAAGTAAGACATTAAACCGTTACTTTCCAACCGTACGCTATACGGATGAAGCGCTCAAGCATTTCATTACGAAGCTGAAGCAAGATGGTTTGTATGATAACTCCATCATTATCATTTACGGAGATCATTATGGTATTTCTGACAATCATCAAGTGGCAATGGGACAATACATGGGGGAAAAGGTGACACCTTTTTTATCCACACAGCTACAGCGCGTACCGTTTATTATTCATATTCCAGGAGACCGCTATAAGGGGACGATTACAAACGTAGCGGGACAAATCGATATTAAGCCAACCATTTTGCATCTGCTCGGCATTTCTGATGAGAAAGATGTTCGGTTCGGTCATAATCTGTTTTCCCTTCCTGCTAACAACGTGACGGTTCTACGAAATGGTAGCTTCATTACAAACGACTACTTATATACGGATACAAAGTGCTATGATCAGCATACGAAAAAAGAAGTTAGCAAAAGCTTCTGTAAGCCGTACATGAATCAAGCGAAAAAAGAACTCGAGTATTCCGACAAAATTATTTATGGTGACTTACTTCGGTTTTACAATTAA
- the comGC gene encoding competence type IV pilus major pilin ComGC, with protein MKEKGFTLIEMLVVMLVVTVLLLVIIPNVVKNKEVINTKGCSALIKTVQSQVEAYEIDNRKIPTLEELKTEGYLKGDVKCPGGQEIAIVDGVVQQSGSK; from the coding sequence ATGAAAGAAAAAGGATTTACTTTAATCGAGATGCTCGTTGTTATGCTAGTAGTTACAGTTTTGCTGCTCGTGATTATTCCTAATGTGGTTAAAAATAAGGAGGTCATTAATACGAAAGGATGTTCAGCATTAATTAAAACCGTTCAATCACAAGTAGAAGCGTATGAGATTGATAATCGCAAAATACCAACCCTAGAAGAATTAAAAACAGAGGGTTACCTTAAAGGGGATGTTAAATGTCCTGGTGGGCAGGAGATTGCGATCGTGGACGGAGTGGTTCAGCAAAGTGGCAGCAAGTAA
- a CDS encoding class I SAM-dependent methyltransferase: MNDILKQQIRNAPRQCITYAAYMNTVLYHPQCGYYMKEREKIGRSGDFLTTSHYSPVFGKVMARLFARLVEEEIVAPEICEIGGGDGAFFKAVLDEWKEVSPHTYGSLRYHVIEKSPDHRERAEDGRVQFHDHLMAFFDHRSFHGIIFSNEWFDALPVHVVQKLDGALYEVFVSMTEHDELIEVYHPLANEEIAEYMEVYDVMLSEQQRIEIPLVMLEMITYLAEHTERAMVFTFDYGYVKEEWETPERHSGSLRGYFKHQLVDDPLKHPGDMDLTSHIPFHTLIEKGNEEGLQLVDFLRQDQFLAEAGLLKLLVPTVNPDPFSRESKQNRAVRQLVMDGGISSYFHVCLQQKGLSLTSEEWKNLLHQ, encoded by the coding sequence ATGAATGACATTTTGAAACAGCAAATTCGAAATGCTCCTAGGCAATGCATCACATATGCAGCGTATATGAACACCGTTTTATATCATCCTCAGTGCGGCTATTACATGAAGGAACGTGAAAAAATAGGCAGAAGCGGGGATTTTTTAACGACCAGCCACTACTCCCCGGTGTTTGGAAAAGTAATGGCAAGGCTATTTGCAAGGCTTGTAGAAGAGGAGATTGTTGCACCAGAGATTTGTGAAATAGGTGGAGGAGACGGCGCTTTTTTTAAAGCCGTGCTAGATGAATGGAAAGAGGTGTCACCGCACACGTACGGTTCCCTTCGCTATCATGTGATTGAGAAAAGCCCGGACCACAGGGAACGAGCGGAGGATGGTCGCGTTCAGTTTCATGATCACCTCATGGCCTTTTTTGATCATCGTTCATTTCATGGAATCATTTTTTCAAATGAATGGTTTGATGCGCTTCCTGTACACGTTGTACAAAAGCTAGACGGAGCGCTTTATGAGGTGTTTGTTTCCATGACGGAACACGATGAGTTAATCGAGGTCTATCATCCGTTAGCGAACGAAGAGATCGCAGAGTATATGGAAGTATACGACGTCATGCTATCTGAACAGCAGCGCATCGAAATTCCGCTCGTCATGCTCGAGATGATCACCTATCTCGCAGAGCATACAGAACGGGCAATGGTGTTCACCTTTGACTATGGGTATGTAAAGGAGGAATGGGAAACGCCAGAGCGTCATAGCGGCAGCCTCAGGGGATACTTTAAGCATCAGCTTGTTGACGACCCGCTGAAGCATCCCGGTGATATGGATCTGACCTCACACATCCCATTTCATACGCTTATCGAAAAAGGGAATGAGGAAGGACTTCAGCTCGTTGATTTTTTACGTCAGGATCAATTCCTCGCAGAAGCTGGATTATTAAAGCTACTCGTTCCAACGGTGAATCCTGATCCGTTTTCTCGTGAAAGCAAGCAAAACCGTGCCGTGCGTCAGCTCGTCATGGACGGTGGGATTAGCAGTTACTTTCACGTATGTTTGCAACAAAAAGGTCTTTCCCTCACAAGTGAAGAGTGGAAGAACCTTCTTCATCAATAA
- a CDS encoding alpha/beta hydrolase, translating into MSKQLGYKDGVDWLKNTSSQGEFGDVSFWEKPIPDTKKSGELDPRVYEMKQKERAAREEKKKESAEDVSIEAIRESMGFPNTDVTTSAIQVHYTFARGRSGDIPIRIYTPPQEEKKPAVVYFHGGGFIGGSVDVVENACKCLAERAGAVVINVDYRLAPEHPFPAGLHDCYDVVLWVHEHADKLGIHSGAISVAGDSAGGNLANGCSVLDRNSGKSIIQFQALIYPVVLLDRKNDQLFQWDVSHYDIQNEEHRDLILADLIGMESGGELLSRLYCRDYPVTDTLLSPLLAERLESLPDTLIVTSEYDYLRLEAEEYAKRLTKSGVSTSVIRYKGMDHAFIDKMGVYPQAEDCMEEIAKVVRSIGSVRK; encoded by the coding sequence ATGAGCAAGCAATTAGGATATAAAGACGGAGTAGATTGGTTGAAAAACACCTCCTCACAAGGAGAGTTTGGAGACGTTTCTTTCTGGGAAAAGCCAATTCCAGATACGAAAAAGAGCGGTGAGCTAGATCCACGGGTGTATGAAATGAAGCAGAAGGAACGTGCAGCTAGAGAAGAAAAAAAGAAAGAATCAGCTGAAGACGTCTCGATTGAGGCTATTCGTGAGAGTATGGGATTTCCAAATACGGATGTGACAACGTCCGCGATTCAAGTCCACTATACGTTTGCTCGTGGACGAAGCGGTGACATTCCGATTCGTATTTATACGCCACCGCAGGAAGAGAAAAAACCGGCAGTCGTCTATTTCCACGGAGGAGGGTTTATCGGGGGAAGTGTCGATGTCGTGGAAAATGCCTGCAAGTGCTTGGCCGAACGTGCAGGTGCTGTCGTCATTAACGTTGATTACCGGTTAGCACCTGAACATCCGTTTCCAGCTGGGCTACACGATTGCTATGACGTTGTTTTATGGGTTCATGAACATGCAGACAAGCTCGGTATTCACTCAGGAGCAATTAGCGTAGCGGGTGACAGTGCAGGAGGAAATTTGGCGAATGGCTGCTCTGTTCTTGATCGTAATTCCGGCAAGTCAATTATTCAATTTCAGGCTCTTATTTACCCGGTCGTTCTGCTGGACCGAAAAAACGATCAGCTGTTTCAGTGGGATGTCAGCCATTATGACATTCAAAATGAGGAACATAGAGACCTCATTTTAGCGGACTTAATCGGAATGGAAAGTGGAGGAGAGCTGCTAAGCCGTTTGTATTGCAGAGATTATCCCGTCACTGATACCCTTTTATCACCACTGCTTGCAGAGCGTTTAGAGAGTCTACCAGACACGTTGATTGTAACATCGGAATATGATTATCTGCGCTTAGAGGCTGAAGAATACGCCAAGCGACTTACAAAATCAGGCGTTTCAACCTCTGTTATTCGCTACAAGGGGATGGATCACGCGTTCATCGATAAAATGGGCGTCTACCCGCAGGCAGAAGATTGCATGGAAGAGATTGCGAAGGTTGTTCGGAGCATCGGAAGCGTACGAAAATAG
- a CDS encoding DUF2626 domain-containing protein produces the protein MERMYRVLGFWTAIFAVMFYLGHMEKAALLFLGQTGFFVFLSFLKLSERMYIYVFGAYLTVFFVGFTYWSTFMMIPGQGE, from the coding sequence GTGGAACGAATGTACCGTGTATTGGGATTTTGGACGGCTATTTTTGCTGTTATGTTCTATCTTGGACACATGGAAAAGGCGGCTCTACTTTTTCTCGGTCAAACTGGTTTTTTTGTCTTTTTAAGTTTCTTAAAATTATCTGAGCGCATGTATATCTATGTTTTTGGCGCTTATTTGACCGTTTTCTTCGTTGGCTTCACGTACTGGTCGACATTCATGATGATCCCAGGACAAGGGGAATAA
- a CDS encoding DUF2759 domain-containing protein: MGTVIIFGLIALLGLFATVSAFRNKNFLGLAFSVATLAVFGWFTVMTVINSGYPAVH; encoded by the coding sequence ATGGGAACTGTCATTATCTTTGGTTTAATAGCTCTTCTTGGATTATTTGCAACCGTCTCAGCGTTCCGCAATAAAAACTTTCTCGGCCTAGCTTTTTCAGTTGCAACGCTTGCCGTATTTGGATGGTTCACTGTGATGACCGTCATTAATAGCGGATATCCTGCAGTTCACTAA
- a CDS encoding M14 family metallopeptidase, whose translation MTRITNSMIPYTYERMVHDLYVLQYRYPFMKLEVIGRSVLGYPIFHVLLGKGERSVHLNGSFHANEWITTNVLMQFIEEYAEGMKQSEERDGGVTLSIVPMVNPDGVNLVLNGPPLVEPYYSLVQYVNRGFDDFTGWKANIRGIDLNNQFPAYWDVEKERKIPKEPYPRDYPGEEPLTEPEVQAMAELTKHYQFDRVVALHTQGKEFYWGYLGKEPEESERIASKLTDVSSYKSVRNVDSHAGYKDWFIHEWSRPGFTLELGKGVNPLPLSQYPEIYRETRNILLAAIHTK comes from the coding sequence ATGACCCGCATTACAAATTCAATGATTCCCTATACGTATGAACGAATGGTTCACGATTTGTATGTATTGCAATACCGCTATCCATTTATGAAGCTTGAAGTAATTGGGAGGAGCGTCCTTGGCTATCCGATCTTTCACGTATTGCTCGGCAAGGGTGAGCGCTCTGTTCACCTAAACGGATCGTTTCATGCAAATGAATGGATCACCACAAATGTTCTGATGCAGTTTATCGAAGAGTATGCAGAAGGAATGAAACAAAGCGAGGAACGTGACGGAGGTGTGACGCTATCGATTGTACCGATGGTGAATCCTGACGGCGTAAACTTAGTGCTGAACGGGCCTCCCTTAGTTGAACCCTATTACTCTCTTGTACAATACGTCAATCGAGGCTTTGATGACTTTACAGGATGGAAAGCAAACATAAGAGGCATAGACCTGAACAATCAGTTTCCCGCTTATTGGGACGTTGAAAAAGAACGGAAAATTCCAAAGGAGCCTTATCCCCGGGATTATCCTGGTGAAGAGCCGTTAACAGAGCCTGAGGTACAGGCAATGGCGGAGCTCACGAAGCATTATCAGTTTGATCGTGTAGTTGCTCTTCATACCCAGGGCAAGGAGTTTTATTGGGGATATCTTGGCAAAGAACCCGAAGAGTCAGAGCGAATTGCGTCAAAGCTTACAGACGTAAGCAGCTATAAGTCCGTGCGAAATGTCGACAGCCACGCAGGGTATAAGGATTGGTTCATTCATGAGTGGAGCCGGCCAGGTTTTACGCTTGAGCTTGGAAAAGGTGTCAATCCCCTCCCGCTGTCTCAGTACCCGGAGATATATCGTGAAACACGGAACATTCTTTTGGCTGCCATTCACACAAAATAA
- a CDS encoding Spx/MgsR family RNA polymerase-binding regulatory protein, which yields MENITFYTYPSCTSCRKTKKWLSEEKAKVEERHLFRETPTYEEMMHLLSLTTEGIDELLAKRSQEYKSLDVDVEAMSLSEVVQLMIEQPRLLRRPILTDGKKLVVGYNESALKNLVKRKMREKEMRVV from the coding sequence ATGGAGAACATAACTTTTTATACGTATCCAAGTTGTACATCATGTCGGAAAACAAAAAAATGGCTGTCAGAGGAGAAAGCGAAGGTAGAGGAAAGACATTTGTTTCGTGAAACGCCAACGTACGAGGAAATGATGCACCTCTTATCATTAACGACTGAAGGCATTGATGAACTACTAGCAAAAAGAAGCCAAGAGTATAAGAGCTTAGATGTGGATGTAGAAGCAATGAGTTTATCAGAAGTTGTACAACTAATGATTGAACAGCCACGCTTACTTAGAAGACCTATTTTAACAGATGGGAAAAAACTTGTTGTGGGTTACAATGAGTCAGCGCTTAAAAATTTAGTGAAGCGTAAAATGCGTGAAAAAGAAATGCGTGTAGTTTAA
- the comGD gene encoding competence type IV pilus minor pilin ComGD — translation MRSWTEWFSKVAASNQKGFTLLEMLLVLMILQVMAGVLLLSVKPVMQAYRLHYFFKQLQTDMWYAQQVAINSEKSVVLVFLNAESKYLMLSGGNLIMTRNYEKDVTLQTEVIQGRVSFLQDGNVDKSGTIIVKNHEKKYRVVVLIGRGRFYVQKL, via the coding sequence TTGCGATCGTGGACGGAGTGGTTCAGCAAAGTGGCAGCAAGTAACCAAAAAGGGTTTACTCTTCTGGAAATGCTGCTTGTTTTAATGATTTTGCAAGTCATGGCGGGAGTATTGCTTCTTTCTGTAAAGCCTGTCATGCAAGCATATCGATTGCACTATTTTTTCAAGCAATTACAAACTGATATGTGGTATGCCCAGCAGGTAGCTATTAATAGTGAGAAAAGTGTAGTACTCGTATTTCTGAATGCCGAGTCAAAATACTTGATGTTATCAGGAGGCAATCTGATTATGACACGAAACTACGAGAAAGATGTGACTCTTCAAACAGAAGTTATACAAGGAAGGGTATCGTTTCTACAAGATGGCAACGTCGATAAGAGCGGCACGATCATTGTAAAGAATCATGAGAAAAAATACAGAGTAGTCGTGTTAATAGGACGTGGAAGATTTTATGTGCAAAAACTCTAA
- the comGA gene encoding competence type IV pilus ATPase ComGA, translating into MQEIEQLAEYLITDAYRHRVSDIHILPREQDAIVQFRVGYDLVFKESMSKRICERLITHFKFLGGMDIGEKRRPQNGALKISIQEDHINLRLSTLPTAYEESLVIRVLPSNHLTPLQKLSLFPNTVTKLIALLKYSHGLLIFTGPTGSGKTTTLYTLLEESKNMFNRNIITLEDPIERRSEGVMQVQVNEKAGITYTTGLKAILRHDPDIIMVGEIRDAETAQIAVRAALTGHLVLTTMHTRDSKGAIYRLLEFGVSYQEIEQTLVGVVAQRLLEIYCPLCGEPCHPVCKRSRKNRQASIYEILTGKNLMSVLHEVNGKESSYNYKTLKDAIVKGIALGYVHDSNLSRWVRND; encoded by the coding sequence TTGCAAGAAATTGAACAGCTAGCTGAATATTTGATTACAGACGCTTATCGACACAGAGTGTCAGACATTCATATTTTACCCAGAGAACAAGACGCTATTGTACAATTTAGGGTGGGATATGATTTAGTATTTAAGGAGTCTATGAGCAAGCGAATATGTGAACGTCTCATTACTCATTTTAAATTTTTAGGGGGGATGGACATAGGAGAAAAAAGAAGACCGCAAAATGGCGCTTTAAAAATTTCAATTCAAGAGGACCATATTAACCTTCGTTTGTCCACGCTTCCAACAGCTTATGAGGAAAGTCTTGTTATTCGAGTACTTCCTTCTAACCATCTCACACCACTTCAAAAGCTTTCTTTATTTCCAAACACAGTTACAAAACTCATCGCACTCCTCAAATATTCACACGGTTTATTAATCTTCACAGGGCCAACCGGCTCCGGAAAAACAACCACTCTTTACACGTTACTTGAAGAATCCAAAAATATGTTTAACCGAAATATTATTACACTTGAAGACCCTATTGAACGTAGAAGTGAAGGAGTTATGCAGGTTCAGGTTAATGAAAAAGCAGGTATCACCTATACGACAGGTTTAAAGGCAATATTGCGCCATGATCCAGACATTATAATGGTAGGTGAAATACGTGATGCTGAAACAGCACAAATTGCTGTACGCGCTGCGTTAACTGGTCACTTGGTTTTGACTACTATGCATACAAGAGATTCGAAAGGTGCTATCTATAGATTGCTTGAGTTTGGTGTTTCCTATCAAGAAATTGAACAAACGTTAGTGGGAGTGGTCGCTCAACGTCTGTTAGAAATCTATTGTCCACTTTGTGGGGAGCCTTGTCATCCTGTGTGCAAGCGTAGCCGAAAAAATAGACAGGCAAGCATTTATGAAATCTTAACAGGGAAAAATTTAATGTCGGTTCTTCATGAAGTAAATGGAAAAGAGTCCTCGTATAACTATAAAACATTGAAGGATGCGATAGTAAAAGGTATTGCTCTAGGATATGTACATGATTCAAATTTGAGTAGATGGGTGCGTAATGATTAA
- the comGF gene encoding competence type IV pilus minor pilin ComGF — MKNQKGFTLLEMLISLSLFSFLIAFQPLLMNLIKQFHQADETIELQEWEIFIQQLTFDLREATEFRIQEQKLLLITKDNLAVTYERYGNKARRQVDGRGHEIVLQGIKTIVFSRSTAGITVATIALDDRHFKQRISSFVGG, encoded by the coding sequence ATGAAAAATCAAAAAGGGTTCACCTTGCTAGAGATGTTAATTAGCTTGTCACTATTCTCGTTTCTTATTGCCTTTCAGCCGTTACTCATGAATTTAATAAAACAGTTCCATCAAGCTGACGAGACGATTGAGCTACAGGAGTGGGAGATATTTATCCAGCAACTTACCTTTGATCTAAGGGAAGCTACTGAGTTTCGCATACAGGAGCAGAAGCTTCTTTTAATCACAAAAGACAACCTAGCCGTTACGTATGAGCGTTATGGAAATAAAGCACGAAGACAGGTAGATGGAAGAGGACATGAAATTGTTCTTCAAGGAATAAAAACCATCGTCTTTTCACGGTCTACCGCAGGAATCACGGTAGCGACCATCGCGCTAGATGATCGTCATTTTAAACAGCGTATTAGCTCTTTTGTTGGAGGATAG
- the comGB gene encoding competence type IV pilus assembly protein ComGB, with product MINRNQKWKLSEQSIFLLRLSDLLGKGYTLSTALEFLQFHFRPPLKRDLQQCLIKLKSGHSLHEVLRDLHFHNHVLGYLFFAEYRGELSFSLKEAGRMMTEKTKQKQKLKKVIQYPLFLLVFLGIVMIIMSQILLPQFTSLQGSIEDNENSFSSIFLSVLAYLPIIMILALVFLVILCLFYALWFRKRSPLFKMRFLFYLPFLRSYLRTFNAYFFSFHMSNLLRGGLSVYESLSLFEKQSHFPFFQLEAHDLMQKLSEGYSLEEIFQERRYYQKELTYIISHGQKNGNLGQELSDYSELLLQTLHARIMKVLGYIQPFMFSAIGILVLLMYLSIMLPIFNTMSSL from the coding sequence ATGATTAATAGAAACCAGAAATGGAAATTGAGTGAGCAGTCGATTTTTCTGCTACGATTATCTGATTTGTTAGGAAAAGGTTATACGTTATCAACCGCGTTAGAGTTTTTACAATTCCATTTTCGACCACCATTAAAGCGAGATTTACAGCAGTGTTTAATTAAGCTCAAAAGTGGTCACTCACTGCATGAAGTCCTCCGTGATCTTCACTTCCATAATCATGTGTTAGGGTATTTGTTTTTTGCTGAATATAGAGGGGAGCTATCATTTTCTCTGAAAGAAGCAGGCCGAATGATGACGGAAAAAACAAAACAAAAACAGAAATTAAAAAAGGTTATTCAATACCCATTGTTTCTTTTGGTGTTTTTAGGCATTGTGATGATCATTATGAGTCAAATTCTTCTTCCTCAATTTACTTCTTTACAAGGATCAATTGAAGATAACGAAAACTCCTTTTCTTCCATTTTTTTAAGTGTTTTAGCTTACTTGCCCATAATAATGATTTTAGCACTCGTTTTTTTAGTAATACTTTGCCTCTTTTACGCTCTGTGGTTTCGCAAAAGATCTCCCTTGTTTAAAATGAGATTTCTTTTCTACCTTCCCTTCCTCCGTTCCTACCTTCGAACGTTCAACGCTTATTTCTTTTCCTTTCATATGAGCAATTTACTTAGAGGAGGATTATCGGTTTATGAATCTCTTTCTCTATTTGAGAAACAAAGTCACTTTCCTTTTTTTCAATTAGAAGCGCATGATTTAATGCAGAAACTTTCTGAGGGGTACTCTCTAGAAGAAATCTTTCAGGAAAGAAGATATTATCAAAAAGAACTTACCTATATTATTTCACACGGGCAAAAAAATGGAAATTTAGGTCAGGAACTTTCCGATTATAGTGAACTATTGTTACAAACACTGCACGCCAGAATTATGAAAGTTTTGGGATACATTCAGCCTTTTATGTTTTCAGCCATTGGGATTCTTGTGCTACTCATGTATCTTTCCATCATGTTGCCAATTTTTAATACGATGTCGTCATTATAG
- a CDS encoding MBL fold metallo-hydrolase, translating into MKYIRIPLGAVQTNCYFLINDEKECLIVDPGGEAQKVFQTIEKHKLKPLAILLTHAHFDHIGAVDEVRERYNLPVHLHRLEKEWPTNPELNGSRFFPLGEITAKPATDLIQGEGMKTIGGFTFQILETPGHTPGSVSFYFAEERWVVSGDALFARSIGRTDLPGGNEPQLLKSIHDKLLTLPEDTLVLSGHGEETTVEEEMDGNPFLNGF; encoded by the coding sequence ATGAAATATATTCGTATTCCGCTAGGAGCCGTACAAACAAACTGCTATTTTCTTATTAATGATGAAAAAGAATGCTTAATCGTCGATCCAGGAGGCGAAGCACAAAAAGTGTTTCAAACAATTGAAAAGCACAAATTAAAGCCGCTTGCCATTTTATTAACACATGCTCACTTCGATCATATCGGAGCAGTGGATGAAGTGCGAGAGCGCTACAACCTTCCTGTACATTTGCACCGACTAGAGAAAGAATGGCCAACAAATCCTGAGCTAAACGGCTCTCGCTTTTTCCCACTAGGCGAAATTACCGCAAAACCAGCAACCGATCTCATCCAAGGAGAAGGGATGAAAACAATTGGTGGCTTTACGTTTCAGATTTTAGAAACGCCTGGACACACGCCAGGAAGCGTATCGTTTTACTTTGCAGAGGAGCGCTGGGTCGTATCCGGCGATGCTCTTTTCGCTCGTAGCATCGGCAGAACTGATTTACCAGGAGGAAATGAACCACAGCTGTTGAAGTCTATTCATGATAAGCTCCTGACGCTTCCAGAGGATACGCTTGTGTTATCTGGACACGGTGAAGAAACAACGGTAGAAGAAGAAATGGACGGAAATCCGTTTTTGAACGGATTTTAA